Proteins encoded by one window of Streptococcus suis S735:
- a CDS encoding MATE family efflux transporter, with amino-acid sequence MNKQTYKEILTIAFPAMGENLLQMLMGVVDSYLVASIGIVALSGVSLANNILAVYQAVFIALAVAVSSRLAQALGEGGSEGIGGTASESVKFTVFIGLLLGIFSVLAGPIVLTSLGAESEVVQAGGLYLILVGGGAPFLGLMTSLSAILRTLGEPRFPMYISLLSNVLNALFSAFAVFVLHAGVAGVAIGTVLSRLIGCSLLWSRLPISLKPWTWSFDKELLRLALPATGERLMMRVGDVVVVALITSLGTATVAGNAIGETLTQFNYMPALGIATATIILTAKHRQDKAMVRHIFRTSFGLSLLFMFLVAGVTYFAGSFLIDLYTKDIQAAQASQTVLFYAMLGVPFTAGTLIMTALWQGLGNARLPFYATTIGMWLVRIGIAYLLVTFFKIGLSAIWIATILDNAFRSGVLFFQYRYSKQESI; translated from the coding sequence ATGAACAAACAAACCTATAAAGAAATTTTAACCATTGCCTTTCCAGCCATGGGGGAAAACCTTCTCCAGATGTTAATGGGGGTAGTAGACTCTTATCTAGTAGCCAGTATTGGCATTGTAGCTTTGTCTGGAGTTTCCCTTGCTAATAATATTTTAGCCGTCTATCAGGCGGTTTTTATTGCCCTAGCAGTAGCGGTGTCTTCTCGTTTGGCTCAGGCTTTGGGTGAAGGGGGTTCAGAAGGCATTGGAGGAACTGCTAGTGAAAGTGTCAAGTTTACAGTTTTTATCGGTCTCCTTTTAGGAATTTTTTCAGTTCTGGCAGGTCCAATAGTACTTACTAGCTTGGGGGCAGAGTCAGAAGTGGTACAGGCTGGGGGTCTTTATTTGATATTGGTTGGTGGGGGAGCACCTTTTTTGGGACTCATGACAAGTTTGAGTGCAATCTTACGAACCTTGGGGGAACCACGTTTTCCTATGTATATCAGTCTGCTCTCAAACGTTCTAAATGCACTATTTTCAGCATTTGCAGTCTTTGTGCTTCATGCAGGTGTAGCTGGAGTTGCGATTGGCACGGTATTATCGCGGTTGATTGGTTGTAGCCTGCTTTGGTCTCGCTTACCAATTTCTTTAAAACCATGGACCTGGTCCTTTGATAAAGAACTGCTTAGACTTGCCCTGCCAGCAACTGGTGAACGGTTGATGATGCGGGTGGGAGATGTGGTAGTCGTGGCGTTGATTACCAGCTTAGGAACAGCGACGGTAGCTGGAAATGCGATTGGAGAAACCCTGACGCAGTTTAACTATATGCCGGCTTTAGGGATTGCTACCGCAACAATCATCCTTACAGCGAAACACAGACAGGATAAGGCTATGGTTCGACATATTTTTCGAACAAGCTTTGGCCTTTCTTTGCTGTTTATGTTTTTGGTGGCTGGTGTGACTTATTTTGCGGGGTCTTTCCTAATCGACCTTTATACTAAGGATATTCAAGCAGCACAAGCTAGTCAAACAGTATTATTTTATGCCATGTTGGGAGTTCCCTTTACAGCTGGCACTCTTATTATGACAGCTCTTTGGCAAGGTTTGGGAAATGCTAGATTACCCTTTTATGCCACAACTATCGGTATGTGGCTAGTGCGGATTGGCATAGCTTATTTACTTGTAACATTTTTTAAAATCGGTTTGTCAGCCATTTGGATTGCAACGATTTTAGATAATGCCTTCCGATCAGGGGTGCTATTTTTTCAGTATAGGTATTCAAAACAAGAATCAATTTAA
- the mvk gene encoding mevalonate kinase encodes MSVVGKANGKIILMGEHAVVYGHPAIAMPFSAVEIIAQVTAQGEALTVACDFYKGLVHKMPKIWESLKHAIRFSLYRIGAPTDPAIHIEISSTIPAERGMGSSAAVAVAVARALFAYYEKELTDSELWDIVQSSEKIAHGNPSGIDAATTSGKSPVFFIKHQPIEPFELKLHAHLVVADTGVTGNTLEAISDVADLLEKKPEAIKLVEELGNLTRQAKEDLATDQAELLGSRMNQAHALLQKLGVSDPSLDKLVSLAQENGALGAKLTGGGRGGCMIALARTAQDAQKLAHILDQAGARQTWIQYLGETND; translated from the coding sequence ATGTCGGTAGTAGGAAAAGCAAATGGAAAAATCATTTTGATGGGAGAGCATGCGGTGGTCTATGGGCACCCAGCAATTGCTATGCCTTTTTCTGCTGTTGAAATTATTGCTCAGGTAACTGCTCAAGGGGAAGCGCTGACTGTTGCTTGTGACTTCTATAAAGGCTTAGTTCACAAGATGCCAAAAATCTGGGAAAGCCTCAAGCATGCCATCCGTTTCTCGCTCTATCGTATCGGAGCGCCGACAGACCCAGCTATTCATATCGAGATTAGTTCCACCATTCCTGCCGAGCGTGGCATGGGCTCCAGTGCAGCCGTGGCAGTTGCAGTAGCACGCGCCCTCTTTGCCTATTATGAAAAAGAGCTGACCGACAGCGAACTCTGGGACATCGTCCAGTCTTCGGAAAAAATTGCTCACGGCAATCCCTCGGGTATTGATGCGGCGACCACCAGCGGCAAGTCCCCCGTCTTCTTTATCAAGCACCAGCCCATCGAACCTTTTGAGCTGAAACTCCATGCCCATTTGGTAGTGGCTGACACAGGTGTGACGGGAAATACCTTAGAAGCCATTTCAGACGTGGCAGATTTGTTGGAGAAAAAGCCAGAGGCTATCAAGCTAGTAGAAGAACTGGGGAACTTGACCCGACAGGCCAAGGAAGATTTAGCCACAGACCAGGCAGAGCTTCTAGGCAGCAGAATGAACCAAGCTCATGCCCTCCTGCAAAAATTAGGCGTGTCTGATCCTAGCCTAGATAAGCTAGTCAGCCTTGCCCAAGAAAATGGAGCCCTCGGAGCCAAATTAACTGGTGGCGGACGAGGCGGTTGCATGATTGCCCTGGCAAGAACAGCTCAGGATGCCCAAAAACTTGCACACATCCTTGACCAAGCAGGCGCCCGCCAAACCTGGATACAGTACTTAGGAGAAACCAATGACTAA
- the mvaD gene encoding diphosphomevalonate decarboxylase, which yields MTKQIGIARAHTNIALIKYWGKRDKELFLPMNSSLSLTLDAFYTDTKVVFDPELTADEFYLNGILQKEKEILKISRFLDLFCEYIGERAFARVESLNFVPTAAGLASSASAFAALALATATALDLDLSPATLSTLARRGSGSSTRSLFGGFVEWGMGTGSEDSMAHPIDDADWDIGMVVLAVNTGPKKIASREGMDHTVATSPFYTAWVETAKQDLVDIKAAIASRDFEKLGQITEHNGMKMHATTLSANPPFTYWSADSLVAQEAVRQVREATGLSAYMTMDAGPNVKVLCRASQMDELVAGLAKVFPREKIITSKPGPAAYVLSEKDWQASQTAFEKGI from the coding sequence ATGACTAAACAAATAGGCATAGCCCGTGCCCATACCAATATTGCCTTGATTAAATACTGGGGAAAACGCGATAAGGAATTATTCCTACCTATGAATTCCAGTTTATCCCTGACCCTTGACGCATTTTATACGGATACCAAGGTCGTTTTTGACCCAGAATTAACTGCTGATGAGTTCTATCTCAATGGGATTTTACAAAAAGAAAAAGAAATTTTAAAAATTTCTCGATTTTTGGATTTATTTTGCGAATATATAGGTGAAAGGGCATTTGCCCGAGTGGAAAGTCTAAATTTTGTTCCGACTGCAGCTGGTTTGGCAAGCTCAGCATCAGCCTTCGCAGCGCTTGCGCTTGCAACCGCAACTGCCTTGGATTTAGATTTGTCACCAGCCACCCTATCAACCCTTGCTCGCAGGGGTTCTGGCTCTAGTACCCGTAGCCTATTCGGTGGATTTGTTGAGTGGGGCATGGGAACTGGTTCGGAAGATTCGATGGCTCATCCCATTGATGATGCGGATTGGGATATCGGCATGGTCGTCTTGGCGGTCAATACCGGACCGAAAAAGATTGCTAGTCGAGAGGGAATGGACCACACAGTTGCCACCTCACCATTTTACACAGCCTGGGTAGAAACCGCTAAGCAAGACTTGGTGGACATCAAGGCAGCTATTGCCAGCCGTGATTTTGAAAAACTTGGTCAGATTACAGAGCACAATGGCATGAAAATGCATGCAACAACGCTCTCTGCCAATCCACCCTTTACCTATTGGTCAGCCGATAGCCTAGTGGCTCAAGAGGCAGTCCGTCAGGTTCGTGAAGCAACTGGCTTATCAGCCTACATGACCATGGATGCAGGACCAAATGTCAAGGTCCTCTGTCGAGCAAGTCAGATGGATGAGCTAGTAGCTGGATTGGCCAAAGTCTTCCCAAGAGAGAAAATCATCACCAGCAAGCCTGGACCTGCTGCTTATGTTCTCAGTGAGAAGGATTGGCAGGCATCACAAACAGCATTTGAAAAGGGAATCTAG
- a CDS encoding phosphomevalonate kinase, with the protein MKVQVKIPGKLFLAGEYAVVEAGYPAVIAAVGQYLTVTIETSDQGSLHSSQKADLYLTWERKEGAVRIQGSHPYALIESAMQVTEAYLTAKGYACHGTYSLSVQSDLDDQASGAKYGLGSSGAVTVATVKALLTYYGHQADALLTYKLAALTQSKLGMTGSFGDLAASSFGGLIAYHSLDRSWLLGKMAELSLLDVVESDWQSLSISPIQLPQGLDLLVGWTGSAASTDSLVSQMESQKSQTEKEQIHSQFLADSKTCVEQLIVACQTNDSVSARQALSANRKLLQDFARGMGLVIETPQLSQLCDLAQTYGAVAKSSGAGGGDCGICLVDSKEQKAAIETAWQEAGIFPLTLNIASRE; encoded by the coding sequence ATGAAAGTGCAAGTAAAGATACCAGGAAAACTCTTTCTGGCAGGGGAATATGCAGTTGTTGAAGCTGGCTATCCTGCGGTGATTGCGGCGGTTGGCCAGTACCTAACCGTCACCATTGAAACAAGTGACCAAGGCAGTCTTCATTCTAGTCAAAAGGCAGACCTTTATCTGACCTGGGAGCGTAAGGAAGGTGCCGTTCGTATTCAAGGTAGCCATCCCTATGCCTTGATTGAATCAGCTATGCAGGTGACAGAAGCCTATCTGACGGCCAAGGGCTATGCTTGTCATGGAACCTATAGCCTATCTGTACAGTCCGACCTAGATGACCAAGCCTCTGGTGCCAAGTACGGTCTGGGGTCTTCAGGAGCAGTAACGGTTGCGACGGTCAAGGCCCTGTTGACCTATTACGGTCATCAAGCGGATGCCCTTTTGACCTACAAGCTAGCAGCTCTGACCCAGTCCAAGCTAGGCATGACAGGTTCCTTTGGAGATTTGGCGGCTTCCAGTTTTGGCGGCTTGATAGCCTATCATTCCCTGGACCGTTCTTGGCTTTTAGGGAAAATGGCAGAGCTGTCTCTGCTGGATGTGGTGGAAAGTGATTGGCAAAGTTTGTCTATCAGCCCTATCCAGTTACCCCAAGGTCTAGACCTCTTGGTTGGTTGGACAGGGTCGGCGGCTTCAACGGATAGTCTAGTTTCCCAGATGGAAAGCCAAAAAAGTCAGACAGAAAAAGAGCAAATTCATAGCCAGTTTTTAGCCGACTCCAAGACTTGTGTAGAGCAGTTGATAGTGGCCTGTCAGACAAATGATTCAGTATCAGCTAGACAGGCCTTGTCAGCTAATCGCAAGCTCTTACAGGACTTTGCGAGAGGAATGGGCTTGGTCATTGAAACGCCTCAACTGAGTCAACTCTGTGATCTGGCCCAAACTTATGGAGCGGTGGCCAAATCATCTGGTGCTGGCGGAGGTGACTGCGGTATTTGCTTGGTAGACAGTAAGGAACAAAAAGCAGCGATAGAGACGGCTTGGCAAGAAGCCGGTATTTTTCCACTCACCCTAAACATCGCAAGTAGAGAATAA
- the fni gene encoding type 2 isopentenyl-diphosphate Delta-isomerase has product MFYLGEFGLDRKDQHVGLANQQYSATPAKDFTETLFVHHSLPQTKVDEVDISTSVAGLDFAFPFFINAMTGGSKKTREINRLLGIMGHFGKIALASGSVSAAIKDPSVAETFSVMRRENPYGIIFANLGAHHSVENAKRAVDLLEANAIQIHVNAPQEIVMPEGDRDFTMWLKNIETLVREMEVPVIVKEVGFGMSRETVAQLASAGVQTIDVSGTGGTDFAKIENARRTFNDYAYLEGWGQSTVTSLVEAMSVSEEVCPSLIASGGIKTPLDIVKSLALGADLVGMSNHFLQYVKDGKGHRFDDGLQAIKVYQWQIAEIMTMLGAKNIAELRQKDLVLAPNVQNWCEARGIDWKAYARRSANVS; this is encoded by the coding sequence ATGTTTTATCTAGGAGAATTTGGTTTAGATCGCAAGGATCAACACGTTGGCTTGGCCAATCAGCAATATAGTGCCACGCCGGCCAAGGACTTTACAGAAACTCTGTTTGTCCATCATTCCCTGCCGCAGACCAAGGTGGATGAAGTGGATATTTCGACCAGTGTAGCTGGTTTGGACTTTGCCTTTCCTTTCTTCATCAATGCCATGACTGGTGGAAGCAAGAAGACCCGGGAAATCAACCGTCTGTTGGGAATTATGGGGCATTTTGGCAAGATTGCCCTGGCTTCTGGTTCGGTCAGTGCGGCAATCAAGGATCCGTCTGTTGCGGAAACCTTCTCTGTTATGCGTCGGGAAAATCCTTACGGGATAATCTTTGCCAACCTAGGTGCCCATCATAGTGTGGAAAATGCCAAGCGGGCGGTGGATTTGTTGGAGGCCAATGCCATTCAGATCCATGTCAATGCTCCTCAGGAGATTGTCATGCCGGAGGGGGACCGTGATTTCACTATGTGGTTGAAGAATATTGAAACTCTGGTGCGGGAGATGGAAGTGCCTGTCATTGTCAAGGAAGTTGGTTTTGGCATGAGCCGTGAAACAGTAGCCCAGCTGGCTTCTGCCGGCGTGCAAACAATTGATGTATCTGGTACTGGGGGAACGGATTTCGCCAAGATTGAAAATGCCCGTCGGACCTTCAATGACTATGCCTATTTAGAAGGTTGGGGCCAGTCTACCGTGACTTCCTTGGTGGAAGCTATGTCTGTTTCTGAAGAAGTTTGCCCAAGCCTGATTGCTTCTGGTGGCATTAAAACACCGCTAGATATTGTCAAATCATTGGCTTTAGGTGCAGACCTTGTCGGTATGTCCAATCATTTCCTTCAATATGTCAAGGATGGAAAAGGGCATCGTTTTGACGACGGTTTGCAGGCTATTAAGGTCTATCAATGGCAGATTGCTGAAATCATGACCATGCTGGGTGCTAAGAATATTGCGGAACTCCGGCAGAAAGATCTGGTCTTGGCACCAAATGTCCAGAACTGGTGTGAGGCGCGTGGGATTGATTGGAAAGCCTATGCCCGTCGGTCAGCGAATGTGAGTTAA
- a CDS encoding ABC transporter ATP-binding protein — translation MLSKTKQASVFLRLLSYLKAYRLLTVLALSFLLLTTVVRSLIPLLASYFIDHYISTISETAVAILAAYFALYLLQMVLQYFGNLWFAKVSYSIVRDIRRDAFGRMEKLGMAYFDQTPSGSIVSRITNDTESISEMFSGILSSFISALFIIVTTLSTMFALDWKLTSLIVLFLPVIFILVDQYRKRSAPIVAKTRSLLSAINSKLAESIEGIWIIQAFSQEERLKEEFEAINQEHLDYASRSMALDSLFLRPALSLVKILAYALLMTYFGLDWSQAGISAGLIYAFIQYVNRLFDPLLDVTQHFSTLQTSMVSAGRVFTLMDQTIEEPLQLDRGAKIDKGHIVFEDVYFSYDGKRQILDKVSFEVRQGQTIAFVGATGSGKSSIINVFMRFYEFQSGRILIDGQDIRSFSQEELRSAIGLVLQDPFLFHGTIASNIQMYQDISQEEIEEAARFVDAAPFIEKLPEKYDHLVTERGSAFSTGQRQLLAFARTMASQPKILILDEATANIDSETEKTVQTSLEKMRKGRTTIAIAHRLSTIQDADCIYVLDKGKIIESGNHEELLALKGHYHRMYQLQAGQLTAT, via the coding sequence ATGCTCTCTAAAACCAAGCAAGCTAGTGTTTTTTTGCGACTCTTGTCCTATCTCAAAGCCTATCGACTGCTGACAGTCCTTGCCTTGAGCTTTTTGCTACTGACTACCGTGGTCCGCAGTCTAATTCCCCTTCTAGCCTCTTATTTTATCGACCACTACATTTCTACTATTTCTGAGACTGCTGTGGCCATTCTAGCTGCCTACTTCGCCCTCTATCTGCTTCAAATGGTACTTCAATATTTTGGAAATCTCTGGTTTGCTAAAGTTTCCTACAGCATTGTCAGAGATATTCGCCGGGATGCCTTTGGGAGAATGGAAAAGCTGGGAATGGCTTACTTCGACCAGACTCCTAGTGGTTCCATTGTCTCTCGCATCACCAATGATACGGAGAGTATTTCAGAGATGTTTTCAGGGATTTTATCCAGTTTTATCTCAGCTCTCTTTATTATCGTCACGACTCTTTCGACCATGTTTGCTCTGGATTGGAAATTGACCAGTCTGATTGTCCTCTTCCTGCCCGTGATTTTCATCCTGGTTGATCAGTATCGGAAGCGGTCAGCTCCCATTGTGGCCAAGACTAGAAGTCTGTTGAGTGCCATCAACAGCAAACTGGCAGAGAGCATCGAGGGGATTTGGATTATCCAGGCCTTTTCTCAAGAGGAGAGGCTAAAGGAAGAGTTTGAGGCTATCAACCAGGAACATCTGGACTATGCCAGTCGTTCCATGGCCTTGGACAGTCTCTTTCTCCGCCCTGCCCTGTCACTTGTTAAGATTTTGGCCTATGCCCTACTCATGACCTATTTTGGTTTGGACTGGTCACAGGCTGGAATTTCTGCTGGTCTTATCTATGCTTTCATCCAGTATGTCAATCGTCTTTTCGATCCCTTGCTGGATGTCACGCAGCATTTTTCCACCCTCCAAACCTCTATGGTATCTGCCGGACGGGTCTTTACGCTCATGGACCAGACCATCGAGGAGCCACTACAGCTGGACCGAGGGGCCAAGATTGACAAGGGGCATATTGTCTTTGAGGATGTTTACTTTTCCTATGACGGCAAGCGGCAAATTCTGGACAAGGTTTCCTTTGAAGTGAGACAGGGGCAGACCATCGCCTTTGTGGGTGCTACAGGATCAGGCAAATCTTCTATCATCAATGTCTTTATGCGTTTCTATGAATTCCAATCTGGACGGATTTTGATTGACGGTCAGGATATTCGTAGCTTTTCGCAGGAAGAATTGCGGTCCGCGATTGGCCTAGTCCTGCAAGATCCCTTTCTATTTCACGGAACCATTGCATCCAATATCCAGATGTATCAGGATATTTCTCAGGAGGAGATTGAGGAAGCGGCTCGATTTGTGGACGCTGCTCCCTTCATCGAAAAACTTCCTGAGAAATACGACCACTTGGTCACCGAGCGGGGCTCCGCCTTTTCGACAGGACAACGGCAACTGCTGGCCTTTGCACGCACCATGGCTAGCCAGCCTAAGATTCTCATTTTAGACGAGGCTACCGCCAATATCGATTCTGAGACGGAGAAGACAGTCCAGACTTCTCTTGAGAAAATGCGAAAAGGGCGGACAACCATTGCCATCGCCCACCGCCTATCGACCATTCAGGATGCCGACTGTATTTATGTCTTGGATAAGGGAAAGATCATCGAGTCAGGCAATCATGAAGAACTTCTAGCCCTCAAGGGTCACTACCACCGTATGTACCAGTTACAAGCAGGCCAGTTAACAGCAACCTAG
- a CDS encoding ABC transporter ATP-binding protein, whose amino-acid sequence MKIIKQLWWFFSLEKKAYLIGILSLCLVSLLNLLPASIMGQLIDQIASGQLTEHRLLLGVAGLILSALAMYGLRYLWRMNILATSYRLGKIMRARLFDHFMHLSPSFFQQHRTGDLMAHATNDINALTRLAGGGVMSFVDATVTALVTLITMSLSISWQMTLVAILPLPFMTLTTNFLGRRTHENFKASQAAFSELNNKVQEAVSGIKVTKSFGYQEQETAAFQEVNQAAFLQNIKTMRYDALFNPAVLFFIGLSYLLTLLVGSHFISQGQVSLGQLVTFMTYLDLLVWPLMAIGFLVNISQRGDVSYNRIQTLLSISSEVIETDQPLPAPSNGELVYEISEFAYDNIPVLQDIQFQIKKGQTIGLVGLTGSGKTSLLKLLMREYDVINGQILLNQENIKNYKLADLRRLIGYVPQDQFLFATSITENIRFGNPDLSLNQVEEAARAVHVYEDIQDMPDRFETMVGEKGISLSGGQKQRLAMARAMILNPDILLLDDSLSAVDAKTEHAILETIKQERLDKTTIITAHRLSAIVHADLILVLEDGKIVERGRHQELLDEKGWYYDTYMMQQLEKEESDAL is encoded by the coding sequence ATGAAGATTATCAAGCAATTGTGGTGGTTCTTTTCCCTTGAGAAAAAGGCCTATCTGATTGGGATTTTATCACTCTGTTTGGTCAGCCTCCTCAATCTCCTTCCCGCTTCTATCATGGGGCAGTTGATTGACCAGATTGCCAGCGGACAGTTGACTGAGCATCGCTTGCTACTCGGGGTAGCTGGGCTCATCTTGTCAGCCTTGGCCATGTACGGCCTCCGCTATCTTTGGCGAATGAACATCCTGGCAACATCTTATCGTCTAGGAAAAATCATGAGGGCTCGGCTGTTTGACCACTTTATGCACCTATCTCCATCCTTTTTTCAGCAACATCGGACTGGGGATTTAATGGCCCACGCAACCAATGATATCAATGCCCTGACCCGACTAGCAGGTGGTGGCGTCATGTCTTTTGTTGATGCAACGGTCACAGCCTTGGTTACCCTAATTACGATGAGTTTGAGCATTTCCTGGCAGATGACCTTGGTTGCAATCCTCCCCCTACCCTTCATGACTCTAACCACTAATTTTTTAGGCCGTCGCACTCATGAAAATTTCAAGGCTTCACAGGCAGCCTTTTCAGAGCTTAACAACAAGGTCCAGGAAGCTGTTTCTGGTATAAAGGTTACTAAATCCTTTGGCTACCAAGAACAAGAAACGGCGGCTTTTCAGGAAGTCAACCAAGCAGCCTTCTTGCAGAATATCAAAACCATGCGTTACGATGCCCTGTTCAACCCTGCCGTCCTCTTCTTCATTGGCCTGTCCTACCTGCTGACCCTTCTGGTCGGCTCTCACTTCATCTCGCAAGGTCAGGTCAGTCTGGGCCAACTAGTAACTTTCATGACCTATTTAGATCTCCTCGTCTGGCCTCTTATGGCGATTGGTTTTTTGGTCAATATTAGCCAGCGTGGTGATGTATCTTACAATCGGATTCAGACCCTTCTCAGCATTTCCTCAGAGGTCATTGAAACAGACCAACCGCTGCCTGCACCAAGCAATGGAGAGCTTGTCTATGAGATTAGCGAATTTGCCTATGATAACATACCAGTCCTCCAAGACATCCAGTTTCAGATCAAAAAAGGGCAGACAATTGGTCTTGTGGGGCTAACAGGTTCTGGGAAAACAAGCCTGCTCAAGCTCCTGATGCGAGAATACGATGTGATAAATGGACAGATCTTGCTCAATCAAGAAAATATCAAGAACTACAAGCTAGCTGACCTGCGACGCTTAATTGGCTATGTACCCCAGGACCAGTTCCTCTTTGCGACCAGCATTACTGAAAACATCCGCTTCGGCAATCCCGATTTATCTCTAAATCAGGTAGAAGAGGCCGCTCGGGCTGTCCATGTCTATGAGGATATTCAGGATATGCCCGACCGCTTTGAAACCATGGTCGGCGAAAAGGGGATTTCCCTTTCTGGCGGACAAAAACAACGGTTGGCTATGGCCCGTGCCATGATTCTCAATCCAGATATCCTGCTCTTGGATGACTCGCTCTCAGCGGTGGATGCTAAAACAGAACACGCTATTCTCGAAACCATCAAGCAAGAACGCCTTGACAAAACCACCATTATCACCGCCCATCGCCTGTCAGCTATTGTCCATGCCGATTTGATTCTGGTCCTTGAAGATGGAAAAATCGTAGAACGAGGTCGTCACCAAGAATTACTAGATGAAAAAGGCTGGTACTACGATACCTATATGATGCAGCAACTCGAAAAGGAGGAAAGTGATGCTCTCTAA
- a CDS encoding ACT domain-containing protein, with product MKAIVTVVGKDKSGIVAGVATKIAELGLNIDDISQTVLDEYFTMMAVVSSDEKKDFTKLRAELEAYGQALNVKINIQSAAIFDAMHNL from the coding sequence ATGAAAGCTATTGTTACAGTTGTCGGTAAGGACAAGTCAGGAATTGTTGCGGGTGTTGCGACCAAGATTGCGGAGTTAGGGCTCAATATCGATGATATTTCACAAACTGTTTTGGATGAGTATTTTACCATGATGGCGGTGGTGTCATCAGATGAGAAGAAAGATTTCACCAAGCTTCGTGCAGAACTAGAAGCCTATGGTCAGGCTTTGAATGTGAAAATCAACATTCAAAGTGCAGCCATTTTTGATGCTATGCACAACTTGTAA
- a CDS encoding PFL family protein, whose amino-acid sequence MDIRQVRETIEMIEEQNFDIRTITMGISLLDCIDSDIDKAAEKVYTKIVTKAKNLVAVGDEIAAELGIPIVNKRVSVTPIALIGAATDATDYLPLAHALDKAAHEIGIDFIGGFSALAQKGYQKGDEILINSIPQALAQTSKVCSSVNIGSTKTGINMTAVRDMGRIIKETAEASDMGAAKLVVFANAVEDNPFMAGAFHGVGEADVVINVGVSGPGVVKRALEKVRGESFDVVAETVKKTAFKITRIGQLVGNMASERLGVKFGIVDLSLAPTPAVGDSVARVLEEMGLETVGTHGTTAALALLNDAVKKGGVMACNQVGGLSGAFIPVSEDEGMIAAVQNGSLNLEKLEAMTAICSVGLDMIAIPETTPAETIAAMIADEAAIGVINQKTTAVRIIPLGKEGDMIEFGGLLGTAPVMKVNQASSVDFINRGGQIPAPIHSFKN is encoded by the coding sequence ATGGATATTAGACAGGTTAGAGAAACCATTGAAATGATTGAGGAGCAGAATTTCGATATTCGGACCATCACCATGGGGATTTCCCTCTTGGACTGTATCGACTCGGATATCGACAAGGCTGCGGAGAAAGTGTATACCAAGATTGTCACCAAGGCCAAGAACTTGGTAGCAGTCGGCGATGAGATTGCGGCAGAACTAGGCATTCCCATTGTCAACAAACGGGTGTCAGTAACGCCTATTGCTTTGATTGGTGCGGCGACGGATGCCACGGATTACCTTCCCCTAGCTCATGCCTTGGACAAGGCGGCTCATGAGATCGGCATCGATTTTATCGGTGGTTTTTCAGCTCTTGCTCAAAAGGGCTACCAAAAAGGTGATGAAATCCTCATCAACTCTATTCCGCAGGCATTGGCCCAAACCTCTAAGGTCTGCTCGTCAGTCAATATCGGCTCGACCAAGACGGGTATCAATATGACGGCTGTGCGGGACATGGGGCGGATCATTAAGGAGACGGCGGAGGCTTCTGATATGGGGGCTGCCAAGTTGGTGGTCTTTGCCAATGCGGTTGAGGACAATCCTTTCATGGCGGGGGCCTTCCACGGTGTCGGCGAGGCGGATGTGGTCATCAATGTCGGCGTGTCTGGGCCTGGTGTGGTCAAGCGTGCCCTTGAAAAAGTGCGTGGTGAGAGCTTTGATGTGGTGGCGGAGACCGTCAAGAAGACGGCTTTCAAGATTACCCGTATCGGTCAGTTGGTCGGCAATATGGCCAGTGAACGCCTGGGGGTTAAGTTCGGTATCGTGGACCTGTCGCTTGCTCCAACACCAGCTGTTGGCGACTCAGTAGCACGGGTTTTGGAGGAAATGGGCTTAGAAACCGTTGGTACGCACGGAACGACTGCTGCCCTGGCTTTGCTCAATGACGCAGTCAAAAAGGGTGGGGTCATGGCCTGCAACCAAGTCGGTGGCTTGTCAGGTGCCTTTATCCCTGTGTCTGAGGATGAGGGCATGATTGCGGCGGTGCAAAATGGCTCGCTCAACCTTGAAAAATTGGAAGCCATGACGGCTATCTGTTCTGTAGGTTTGGACATGATTGCCATTCCAGAAACAACGCCTGCTGAAACCATTGCGGCTATGATTGCGGATGAAGCGGCTATTGGGGTTATCAATCAGAAAACAACTGCGGTTCGTATTATTCCGCTTGGAAAAGAAGGAGACATGATTGAATTTGGCGGCCTTCTGGGAACAGCTCCTGTTATGAAGGTCAATCAAGCTTCGTCTGTGGACTTTATCAACCGTGGTGGTCAGATTCCAGCACCGATTCATAGCTTTAAGAACTAA